In Necator americanus strain Aroian chromosome IV, whole genome shotgun sequence, the following proteins share a genomic window:
- a CDS encoding hypothetical protein (NECATOR_CHRIV.G16771.T1) encodes MSDWVPRDIWRVTGNRDCQTFSQSSTKKNFDDLRARRERRNLWETIQVGGSGARSDGSEASDYDPLILVVVVVVVTALVLYRHLLYCPEDEDEEIIKNSRANHRFPETGSNDFGISPEKDRATVVQYEYERVHCQFALIVAKNRMGPHGAEFPYETPYNAPPPIRAASTSERRKIDAV; translated from the exons ATGAGCGACTGGGTCCCACGCGATATTTGGCGCGTCACAGGAAATCGCGATTGTCAGACTTTTTCACAAAgttctacaaagaaaaattttgatgatCTTCGTGCTCGacgcgaaaggagaaaccTCTGGGAGACTATCCAAG TTGGCGGCAGCGGTGCTCGAAGTGACGGAAGTGAGGCTAGCGATTACGATCCGCTGAttttggtggtggtggtggtggtggtgacaGCGCTTGTACTGTACAG ACATCTTTTGTATTGTCCAGAGGATGAAGATGAGGAAATTATCAAGAATTCCAGGGCCAACCATCGTTTTCCAGAAACCGGAAGTAACGACTTTGGCATCTCTCCAGAGAAAGATAGGGCTACGGTTGTACAGTATGAGTATGAACGCGTTCACTGTCAATTTGCCTTAATCGTCGCGAAAAACCGCATGGGACCGCACGGTGccgaatttccctacgagacaccttatAACGCTCCACCACCTATACGTGCCGCGTCTACGAGCGAGCGCAGAAAGATCGATGCGGTTTAG